The genomic interval ACACTACTCAGCAGTCTTCAGGGGAGGGAGCCACGGAGCAAAGCAGTTAACAGCGCGAGctttcccagctctgccacttaggagCTGTGCGGCCAGGAGCAAGTTTCGAAACCTCACTGTTTCAGCTTCCCGCAGGGCTTACTACTGCCTAACTCAGGGCCATGGGgaagattgaatgaatgaatacaggtAAAGCACTAAGAACAATGCTTGACATACAGTAATCGCTCAATAACATCTTTGTGAAAGGAATTAATGAATTCTTCTCTGCCAGTGAAGGCATCCCCCCACTGAGCTGGGTTTGGATTCTAATCTCTCCTTTCATGCAGGCTCCCCACGGATAACTCTTCCGTCCCTCAAAGCAGCCCCTGGACTGCAAGGCTTTTTGAGTCACTGTCTGGTCCCCTGCGCCTGGACCACCCCCGTCTTTCCTTCACGTGGTAAGATGCCCTCCGGCACAGGGCCGGCCTGGCAGCTCCCCTCTCCTTGACCTTTtcaggaggctgaggggaggacACCTTTACACTCAGTGGGGTGCTGGGTGGGAGCTGCAGGCGGACACCCCACTTCGGGAAGAGCCTGGGGAGTTCAGAGCCTGGCTCCTGTCCCCCAatccccccagccctgctggagGAAGCAAGTTTCTttgcaaaaaattaaacatcctCTTTGTGAGAGGCAAGAAAACAGGAAGCGTCCCACAGGGTGAACATGGGCCCCCAATGCCTGGCACCCCCTCCTCTCTGTGGAGCAGCGCCTGGTGGCTTGAACCCTTGCTTCCTCACACTTGCTCACCTCTGCAGGGGAGCCATGTTCCCACCGCCCCCCACAATGCCCTTGAACTCCGCTGACAAGCTCTGGCTTCCTCCCTGGCTCTCCAGGGTCTCTGCGCGGCTGTCTACACCTCCTCCCAGGGCCCCACATAAATGCAGAGCACACCACTACGGAAAGAGTGAAGGAACAAAGCAACAAAAGGGTGAATTCAGCAAACATCTATTGAACACCACCTGTGTGCCGGGCCCTACTCTAGGCGCCAGGGaggcagcagtgaacaaaacaacagaaacccCTGCCTAGCGAAGCTCACATTTCTAAGGAATGATGAATCTATCGTTCAGTTGTTTGAATACTCGCCAAGCTCATTCCCActtcagggtctttgcacttggtgttccctctgcctggaatgctcttcttccAAACATTCCTAGGGTGTGCCccccttcaggtctcagctcaaatgtcacctcgtcagaaagccttccctgaccacactgTCTAAAATAGCAATTCAACGCCTGTTACTCTCCAGTCCTTTCACCCTCCTTTATTATCCTTCATAGCTTTTATCACCACCTGACAtaacatatttatatacttaataGTATATTTACATTTAGTAGTTACTTTAGTAAgtagatatatatagatactagcagatttatatatatatatatcagcatatacatttatatcagatatgtatattttatacataaactatacaaaaaagcataaatatatattatatatttccacataatgacatatttatatttattatatttatttgctaATATGTAATTTACATACTAGTAAATATTAGACATCACTATATATTTCTATATCATCACATATGCAGTAAATGGCATATGTTTACacatctaatatatatatatatatattctcctttgcctccttttcctcatctgtaaactggggaaaacacagctattattaaaaatgaaattatgtaaACTTATAATTAactaaattagattttaaaaggtgataaatactcaaaactcatcacttcttaattattattttactacatttcatTATTTCTATGCTCCTGAGATCATTCATCCCTAGTTTAATTGTACTGTAGAAATAATACACAATGGTGCACTAGTGCATCTCTTCCAGACTCTGTGTTCCGTGACTACACCTTGGTAAGTTGAAATCTGACAAGATGATAGTATGTAAaccatggaaactggcaaatgTTAGAAATCAgggcttcctctccctctccacctAAAGAGCTAATTGTTAaccatttaccagcacaccactgagaGCActcagaagagtgcctggcacatggtaaacgcTATAATAAATGTTTCCATTACTATATTTGCTTGTGCACTGGGTCGAGATGCAGTCTTTTTTTCTAGGTCCGAGTTAAAAGTGTTTGAAGAACACAGAATTACAGACAGTGTGCGGAACTACACCTGTTTAATCCTGCCAATGACTCTCTGTGGAGCCTGTACTACttgttacccccattttacagaagaagaaaccgCAGTTCTGAGACGGTAACAGTCAGAAGGCGCTATCAATTAGCAGAAGTGGGATTTGAAATTGCAGCCGAGCAGCTTCTGCGCGCTCGCGCACTTAATTAACGCACTCTCCTTCCTCTCAAATTCGCTACGCCAGAGGTAATTGCACTTCGCGGCGCGCGAAAAATAAATACGTGCCGCCGTGCGCGTTGTAtcttgggaaatgtagtccacAGGCTCAAGGAATACTATTGTACAAGAAGGGAGGGGCGGAGAGTACGTCGATTTTCGCCTTGtaacaaaagaacaaagtcagTTCTCGTGCCTCGCGACGTTTCGGCCATGCCTTGCGCGACTTCGGCGGCTTTACTCGCGCCCGTTGCATGCTGGGAACGGCAGTTCGCCCGACCGGCTACGTCGGCGCGAGATGCCGGAACTCACGTGGTACGATCAGGTCGGGTCCCCGCTTCGCGCGAGTCACCGCGTCCCACGATGACAGGCTTTCCACGCTCCGGTCGCCCTTAGGCATGCGCGACAGACATTCGGATCAACTAAGAATACAAACTGAAGCCCTACGACTTCTCACCGGTTTGCGCTCTCGCCGAGGCTCGGGCTGCTTGAGGACCGGCCTCCTTCGTTCCGCTTCTCCCCACTCCGAAAGTTTAAGGTAGGCCCTGGGGCGCGGAGGACTTGGGTCCCGGCCAAGACGGTTGAGGCATGCCTGCGCTGTCCCGCCGGTGAGGGAAGGAGGCAAGTTCGCCCTCGGCGCTGCAGCTGCGTAGTCCGGGCAGCTGGCACCAGGTAGGCTCCAGACCCAAGGTTTGTCTGGAGAAGGGGCCCACTCATGCGGGATGGtctgggggtgggcggggagcgCAGAGGTCCAGATACCGGCGGAGCCGGTCTTGTGGTCCCAGTGGGGACTTGGGCTTTCAGGTAATGATGAGGAGGGACCGGCGGTGTAGCCAGAGGGCTGTTAATGGGTGGGTGTGGAGGTTTGGTGGGCTGCGTGGGTGTAATAGAGGTCTGGTGGGAGTGTTATTGGGGAATCAGTGAGGGCTAAAAGGCGTGTTTTAGTCGATGTGTTCAAGGGGGCCAGTGGGATGTGTTCGTTAATTAATGAGGGGATGGTAGAGTGGGCAACTAGAAGATAATGGGAGGCAGGTAGGAGTGTGATCCTTGAGGGACTGATGGAGGTATGATATTCAACGGGTTAATAAAGAGTGGTGGGGCATAGTGATTGAAAGGATAATGGTGCGGCTGTGGAGGGAATAATAGAGGCCGGTAAAAGTCATGATCAAGGAACTAATGGGAGTAGTGAtcaaagaagagagaatgagaggctGAAGGGGTGTTGTAATCAAAAGATTTTAGTGGGTGATGATGGTATGATCATTGAAGAATTAATAGGAGCAGAGTGAGCAAAGAGGGGGTAATAGTAAGCTGTTGGGTGTGATCATCAAGTGATTGTtgggtggggagaaaggtggGCAGTGAGGGGAGAATGTGGAACTGATGTATGATTATCAGGGATTAACATGAATGTGTGGTAGGGAAGGGTTACAGGGGGGCTAGTGGTGTGATCTATGAAGGATCAGTTGGAGGGCCAGGTTAATGGGGACTGATAAATCATAGTAATTGAGAGCTCGATGGGGGACTAATAGGCCATGATTCTCCAGGCATTAATGGGGGGGTGGTGATAAAGATGTAGTAATAAAGGAATTATTGGGGGCCTAATCTCTTCAGGGAAGAGAGATGAAGGAGGTGGGGAGTGCAGTGAGGTAGTATGAGGATAATGGGGTGAAAGCAAGGGATTAATGGGGGGCTAGTAGGGCTGTATGACTCTAGGGGCAATGAGGAGAGCTGGGAAGACAGTGAGATGTTATTGGGGATAAGGTGGGCAGAGAAGGGTTGGTAGTGGGGTTTAATATGTGGTGTGTGAGTGGGAGGTGGACAGGGTCAGTAATAGGTCATCTATGAGATAAGGGTTGGGTTTGTGGGCTCTTTGGGGGAGATCTGTGGGGTTAGTGATGGAGCCTGAGAGCTCAGTGGTGGGGTCCTTCAGGCTCAGTGAGGTCATTGGGGTTAGTGACGGGGCTCCAGCCTTCCCACCTGTTGAGTGAGCTGTCACACGGGTCAGATGAGCCCGGTTTAGTTTTTGTGGTTCTCGCTGCCCTGCAGAGGTAGGTGATGGCCCACTTACTGATATAGGGCGGCGTCAGCTTGCTGTTGGCAGGTCCCTGGGCAAACAGTGTGTGAGATGGGACGGACGTCAAAGGACAAGCGGGATGTCTACTACCGCCTAGCCAAGGAGAATGGCTGGCGTGCCCGCAGTGCCTTCAAGCTGCTACAACTTGACGAGGAATTCCAACTCTTCCAAGGTCCCCACTTGGCGGGCGAGTcactgggggatggggtgggcgaAGGGAATAGACAAGTGGGCTAGGTCTACAGAGCTCCCTGTGGTAGGTGGGCCGACTTGGAGGGTCTGtggggcaggggccaggcaggaAGATGGGCAGGTACGCGAAAGGAGCTGGGCATCTAGGCAGCAGACAGATACGAGTGCTGCCCAGGGGAAAGGGGTGAACTCTGCAGGGTCCCAGGTTGGAGAGGTGGGTGCAGCTGACCACTACACCTTCCTGTGTGTGCTCAGGTGTGACGCGGGCAGTTGACCTGTGTGCGGCCCCGGGCAGCTGGAGCCAGGTGCTGAGCCAGAAGATTGGGTGAGTGTGGAGTCCcagatgggagggtgggagggcaggtTAGATGGAGGGTGGACCAGGAGTGATAACTGGGCTGACATGGACCGTGTTGTCCACAGGGGCCAGGGGTCCGGCCACGTCGTGGCCGTGGATCTTCAGGCTATGGCTCCACTACCAGGTGTGTTACAGATCCAGGGGGATATCACCCAGGTGAGAGCATGGCTTGGGGTGTTGGGGTGTATCCTTGGCAAAGGCCCCCCAACCTGGGGGCTACGGCaagtggaagagagaaagagaaagacaaacagactgagaaagacagacagagataGAGTAACCGAGAGAACCCAAGAGAGTGTAAcagcagagaaacagagccagccTGTCGTCATCACAGAGAGACAGCAAAAAATGATCCCAGAGATGGAGCCTGGTCTTAGGCAAAGCCTGAGAATTTGGCTGACCCAGGGGCTGCGGGCCAGGGCCAAGGGCAGGTGGGGTTAGAGGGCTGTGGAGGGGGTGCCTTGGGGCCACTCATCCTCCCTCTCTTCCATAGCTGTCCACTGCCAAGGAGATCATCCAGCACTTTGAGGGCTGCCCCGCCGACCTAGTGGTGTGTGACGGGGCTCCTGATGGTAAACAGCAGGGATTGGGGGGCCAGGCGGGGGCCCTATGTGTGTCCTTCTCTGTATGTCCCGCCTCTGTTGGCTTCTTTTACTGCCTCTCCTCTCCACTGTCAGCTGTTCCTACATCTAGCAACTTCTCCCTACTTCTGTTTCCtattctctgcctctgtcttctccctccccatacTCTACCATTTGGGTTTTGTCCACCCTTTCATCTTCTTATTGCTCACCTCTCTGCAACTGTCCAATTCCATCTTAGtgttcactctttttcttttttttttcagtcagccatccatccattcagcacatttactgagcacctgttttgtgtcaggcactgttgtacatgttgggaaaatatttgtgaataaaatTCTACTAATCTCTGATCTTATAGAGCTGGTGTTCTAGTGGGAGCAGACAGAAGAGAAACAAGTGATTGAGCTATGTAGCCTGTCAAAAGGTGATAGGTACCATGGGGATGTCAatgaaaaggagagggaagaggggagtacctgtaggaattttaaataaagcttGGAAGGCCTCATTGGCTTTAGCACAAAAACCTAAAGGAGTCAAGGGAGTGGACCAGGGGCACGTCTGGAGGAAGGACAATCCAGGTAAAGGAATTGGcctatgcaaaggccctgaggtaggagggTGCTTGGCATGTGTGAGGAATAGCGAGATCAGTGTGGCTGGATTGGAGTGAGTGAGCAGGAGAGTTGTAGGAGGTGAGAACAGATCCTTGTGTGGATCTTTCTGGGCCACAGTGGTGACTTTGGCTTCTTCACTGAGATGAGAGCGTGGGGAAAACCATGAGAGGGTTGTGAGCAGAGGAGGGCCGTGCCTGACTTGGGTTGTGacaggatccctctggctgctgtgagcAGTGTGAGGGGTGagacctggggaggggaggccgcTGCAGTCGTCCAGGTGGAGTTGAGAAGATTTGCTAATGGCTTAAATGTGGGTGTGAGGAGAGagtggtgggtgggtgtgtgtcaAAGGTAACTCTGAAGGTTTTTGGCTTGAACAACTGGAAGGATCAGATGAGATGGGAAAGATGATGGGAGGAGCAGGTTTGGGCAGGGAGATCGGGAGTTTGTTTTTGGATGTATTGAGTCTGAGATGTTCGTTCTGATCTGAGTCTGGAGTTAAGAGGAACAGTCTGGACTGGAGATAGAAATGATGATAACAGTATTCGCGCCTGAGGTTGTTTTGAGAATGAAAATGAGTGCCTAAGGGTTAGGAGCTCAGAGTACGCATCTAGTTGGCAGATAGTATTTGCATGCAGAACCTTAGCAGTAAGAGAGCCTAGGAAATGTTTTTAGCGCTCTAACCTCTGGGAGGTTAGAATGGGAGCATAGCTAGACTGGATGGCCCCCTAACACTATTCTCTTGCTGCAGTAACCGGCCTCCATGATGTTGATGAGTATATGCAGGCCCAGCTCCTCCTAGCCGTGAGTAACCCTGGCTGCCCCTGCCTCGGTTTGGCCCCCTCCTGGCTGTCTCCACCTCACCCTTAGCCATCTGTCCTGCCTATAGGCTCTGAACATTGCTACACATGTCTTGAAGCCAGGGGGCTGCTTTGTGGCCAAGGTAAGGCTCGGGGAACCTGGTAGGGGGTAGAGAGGGGTCTCCAAAGGTCATCTTCATGCCTCCATCTCTGCCTCCCCACCCTGCAGATCTTCCGAGGCCGGGATGTGACACTGATCTACAGTCAGCTGCGTGTCTTCTTCTCCACCGTGCTCTGTGCCAAGCCCAAGAGCAGCCGGAACTCCAGCATTGGTCAGTGGGGTggaggggccaggctggggggtgCGCATCTCAGGGACCCATCCACacagggtggtggtggcagtcGCCCCTCACTCTACCTTATCCCCACAGAGGCCTTTGCTGTCTGTAAGGGTTATGACCCCCCTGAGGGCTTCCTGCCGGACCTGACCAAACCCCTGCTGGACCACTCTTACGGTGAGAGCCAGAGCCCTGGGCCCCATCCCTGGGGAGAGTCTGTCCACCAATGGAATTTATGTTCCAGGAGGGccttcagccccaccccctggTGGAAACTCTGCCCCTTAGGGGAATTCTGTCCCAAAAGGAtcctcagccccaccctctgGAAATTCCACCCCTGTATGGATATTTTGTTCCAGGAGGATCTTTAGCCCAGTGGCCTAGTGGTAACTCTTGGACCTGGTGAAAATTCTGTCTTGGGAGGATCCTGCGTCCTACCCCAAGGGAGACTCCACTTGCTTGCGGAGATTCTAGACTAAGAAGACTCAGTCACGCCCCAGGTGGAAACCCCACCCCTGTGTGGGAATTTCATCCTGTGAGGGCCTTCAGACTGGCCCCTAGAGGGAAAAAGCACAGAGCGGCTCTTGTGGCAGGCACACTTGAGTGAGACAAAGTCCAGACAGTATATGGCAGGTGGGCATAAGTGCAGTTGGAGAAAAGTGGGTTGCGGGGGGTGGTGTGTTTTAGAACAGGTGatcatggagggcttccctgaggaagtgatctGAACCAAATGAAGGATTTCTGATAAAGGAGGGCAAGAGTAGCTGGTGGATACGTTGGGGAGGCCTCGGTATCCATCCTGGGTGCAGCCTGAGTCACGACTGGTCCCAGACACCCCAGCCCTGTCCTGCCTCATCTCTCCCTGCTTGTCAGATCCAGATTTCAACCAATTAGATGGTCCCACCCGCATCATTGTACCATTTGTGACCTGTGGGGACCTGAGCGCCTATGATTCGGACCGCAGTTACCCACTGGATGTAAGCGCCCAGCCAACAGTGGGTGGACGGGGGGTGCTGTCCTAGGTTCCCAGGTCCTCACCACCCCCTGCCGACATGTGTCCCTGCAGCTAGAGGACGGCTCAGAATACAAGTATACTCCGCCCACGCAGCCCCCCATCTCACCACCGTACCAGGAGGCCTGCA from Balaenoptera musculus isolate JJ_BM4_2016_0621 chromosome X, mBalMus1.pri.v3, whole genome shotgun sequence carries:
- the FTSJ1 gene encoding putative tRNA (cytidine(32)/guanosine(34)-2'-O)-methyltransferase isoform X4; translated protein: MAPLPGVLQIQGDITQLSTAKEIIQHFEGCPADLVVCDGAPDVTGLHDVDEYMQAQLLLAALNIATHVLKPGGCFVAKIFRGRDVTLIYSQLRVFFSTVLCAKPKSSRNSSIEAFAVCKGYDPPEGFLPDLTKPLLDHSYDPDFNQLDGPTRIIVPFVTCGDLSAYDSDRSYPLDLEDGSEYKYTPPTQPPISPPYQEACTLKKKGRLAKEIRPQDCPISTVDTLPQSLAAPQRHTLLASEVEDSEMNRSP
- the FTSJ1 gene encoding putative tRNA (cytidine(32)/guanosine(34)-2'-O)-methyltransferase isoform X2 → MRDRHSDQLRIQTEALRLLTGLRSRRGSGCLRTGLLRSASPHSESLRAASACCWQVPGQTVCEMGRTSKDKRDVYYRLAKENGWRARSAFKLLQLDEEFQLFQGVTRAVDLCAAPGSWSQVLSQKIGGQGSGHVVAVDLQAMAPLPGVLQIQGDITQLSTAKEIIQHFEGCPADLVVCDGAPDVTGLHDVDEYMQAQLLLAALNIATHVLKPGGCFVAKIFRGRDVTLIYSQLRVFFSTVLCAKPKSSRNSSIEAFAVCKGYDPPEGFLPDLTKPLLDHSYDFNQLDGPTRIIVPFVTCGDLSAYDSDRSYPLDLEDGSEYKYTPPTQPPISPPYQEACTLKKKGRLAKEIRPQDCPISTVDTLPQSLAAPQRHTLLASEVEDSEMNRSP
- the FTSJ1 gene encoding putative tRNA (cytidine(32)/guanosine(34)-2'-O)-methyltransferase isoform X1; this translates as MRDRHSDQLRIQTEALRLLTGLRSRRGSGCLRTGLLRSASPHSESLRAASACCWQVPGQTVCEMGRTSKDKRDVYYRLAKENGWRARSAFKLLQLDEEFQLFQGVTRAVDLCAAPGSWSQVLSQKIGGQGSGHVVAVDLQAMAPLPGVLQIQGDITQLSTAKEIIQHFEGCPADLVVCDGAPDVTGLHDVDEYMQAQLLLAALNIATHVLKPGGCFVAKIFRGRDVTLIYSQLRVFFSTVLCAKPKSSRNSSIEAFAVCKGYDPPEGFLPDLTKPLLDHSYDPDFNQLDGPTRIIVPFVTCGDLSAYDSDRSYPLDLEDGSEYKYTPPTQPPISPPYQEACTLKKKGRLAKEIRPQDCPISTVDTLPQSLAAPQRHTLLASEVEDSEMNRSP
- the FTSJ1 gene encoding putative tRNA (cytidine(32)/guanosine(34)-2'-O)-methyltransferase isoform X3, with product MGRTSKDKRDVYYRLAKENGWRARSAFKLLQLDEEFQLFQGVTRAVDLCAAPGSWSQVLSQKIGGQGSGHVVAVDLQAMAPLPGVLQIQGDITQLSTAKEIIQHFEGCPADLVVCDGAPDVTGLHDVDEYMQAQLLLAALNIATHVLKPGGCFVAKIFRGRDVTLIYSQLRVFFSTVLCAKPKSSRNSSIEAFAVCKGYDPPEGFLPDLTKPLLDHSYDPDFNQLDGPTRIIVPFVTCGDLSAYDSDRSYPLDLEDGSEYKYTPPTQPPISPPYQEACTLKKKGRLAKEIRPQDCPISTVDTLPQSLAAPQRHTLLASEVEDSEMNRSP
- the FTSJ1 gene encoding putative tRNA (cytidine(32)/guanosine(34)-2'-O)-methyltransferase isoform X5 — translated: MQAQLLLAALNIATHVLKPGGCFVAKIFRGRDVTLIYSQLRVFFSTVLCAKPKSSRNSSIEAFAVCKGYDPPEGFLPDLTKPLLDHSYDPDFNQLDGPTRIIVPFVTCGDLSAYDSDRSYPLDLEDGSEYKYTPPTQPPISPPYQEACTLKKKGRLAKEIRPQDCPISTVDTLPQSLAAPQRHTLLASEVEDSEMNRSP